Proteins from a genomic interval of Yarrowia lipolytica chromosome 1E, complete sequence:
- a CDS encoding uncharacterized protein (Compare to YALI0E09581g, weakly similar to DEHA0F11682g Debaryomyces hansenii) encodes MSYNTEALERGRAFFNRMKHQMTIQTDTTDKEESTQLQDSLVKYYMTRNKPIPEWLETEETRQSLERLKIKDASTAASTNLVTPTAPIQIKTPASNVPELTHRGRSPSPTSPQTPTSPAFTNQRPPLKSRPSQLQDIYARRGSSADVSRQNSVTGFEKYGRPNGYQEVRNARVPPPLNQESTDRMREKLRNLSRSNSVQCH; translated from the coding sequence ATGTCCTACAACAcggaggctctggagcgCGGACGGGCGTTTTTCAACCGCATGAAGCACCAAATGACCATTCAAACAGATACCACCGACAAGGAAGAGTCGACCCAGCTTCAAGATTCGCTAGTCAAGTACTACATGACCAGGAACAAGCCCATTCCAGAGTGGTTGGAGACCGAGGAGACCCGACAGAGTCTCGAACGACTTAAGATCAAAGATGCCTCCACTGCGGCCTCTACCAATCTCGTGACTCCGACAGCCCCCATCCAGATCAAAACTCCGGCCTCCAATGTGCCTGAATTGACCCATAGGGGCCGATCTCCCAGTCCCACCAGTCCTCAGACTCCCACTTCTCCTGCTTTCACCAACCAACGGCCTCCCCTCAAGTCCAGACCGTCTCAGCTGCAGGATATCTACGCCCGAAGAGGCTCCAGTGCCGACGTAAGCCGCCAGAACTCTGTCACGGGCTTTGAAAAATACGGACGACCCAACGGTTACCAGGAAGTCCGAAACGCCAGGGTCCCACCTCCCTTGAACCAGGAATCGACAGACAGAATGAGAGAAAAGCTTCGAAACCTCTCGAGAAGCAATTCTGTCCAATGCCATTAG
- a CDS encoding uncharacterized protein (Compare to YALI0E09603g, similar to Saccharomyces cerevisiae GDH2 (YDL215C); ancestral locus Anc_2.68, no similarity, similar to uniprot|P33327 Saccharomyces cerevisiae YDL215c GDH2 NAD-specific glutamate dehydrogenase (NAD)) has product MPATPVGDQPQAATNTNTLNAAAAHLAHNNGLKVVKNNVLKNQTGYNSPLFDGKDSQMEKVMDAIDVKGFIPENLIENETKWFYEQLSIDDSFFATESIDNIVSYIHTLYSAKIAAYARTDKKLDIQLVREDDAHAFYIDTSNPGTTNLEGPQYETRIDEKYLSSPNGKFRVETFRATNDSIPGDGALRCYFVYKCDFIEPNPKEGETDLTKISDKTFYEKATEYTRAIYSEIVNQVVQREGPVIEMFEIDGSRERRVIIGYKQETTPGYFSALSDLYHFYGLTSTRKYVEQFSNGVTIISMYLVPAFPQTANTADEIKAMKRYPPIENSIHQIVKEASLLFCLPNNAFKHHFARGDMSLQESIYAHCAFIFVQHFLNRLGSEYTTLQQMLGTGKEHVEILEKLKRRLRQETFTRDYLFELINNQLDVVKQMYLQFADVHYIQSKSEGDSFLPTLSYQRLQTQSVLSTDELKKLVRKKAANDHEAMVMEAFLTFNTHVLKTNFYTPTKVALSFRLSPDFLPESEYPQPLYGMFLVVGQEFRGFHLRFADIARGGIRIVKSRNREAYSINARSMFDENYNLANTQQRKNKDIPEGGSKGVILLNNEHQDKAEIAFHKYIDSVIDLLLKGDTPGIKEPIVDLHGSPEILFMGPDENTAGLVNWATMHAKQRGAPWWKSFFTGKSPSLGGIPHDEYGMTSLSVREYVKGIYRKLEIEQPTVRKQQTGGPDGDLGSNEILLSAEKYTTVIDGAGVLYDPNGLDREELLSLAKRRVMISEYDASKLSPEGYRVLVDENDVTLPSGEVVSNGTQFRNTYHLRCESVDMFVPCGGRPEAIDINNVSQLFVDGKPKIKWLVEGANLFITQQAKLRLEEAGVVVYKDASANKGGVTSSSLEVLASLAFDDESFAKDMCIRDGVVPEFYKAYVKEVQSIIQNNARLEFEAIWREHEKTGKPRSILSDELSIAINDLSGELKNSALWDDVEFRNSVLHEALPKLLVNEIGLDVMLKRVPESYLKAIFGSYLAGRFVYEKGANPGQFAFFEYMAEKTKKQ; this is encoded by the exons ATGCCTGCCACTCCCGTAGGTGACCAGCCCCAGGCTgccaccaacacaaacaccctCAACGCCGCAGCAGCCCATCTGGCCCACAACAACGGCCtcaaggtggtcaagaacAATGTTCTCAAGAACCAGACCGGCTACAACTCGCCTCTGTTCGACGGCAAGGACTCCCAGATGGAGAAGG TCATGGACGCCATTGACGTCAAGGGCTTCATCCCCGAGAACTTGATTGAGAACGAAACCAAGTGGTTCTACGAGCAGCTCTCGATCGACGACTCCTTCTTCGCTACCGAGTCCATCGACAACATTGTCTCCTACATCCACACCCTCTATTCTGCCAAGATTGCTGCTTACGCTCGAACTGACAAGAAGCTTGACATCCAGCTGGTGCGGGAGGACGATGCCCACGCTTTCTACATCGACACCTCTAACCCTGGCAccaccaacctcgaggGCCCCCAGTACGAGACCCGAATCGACGAAAAGTACCTGTCTAGCCCCAACGGCAAGTTCCGAGTCGAGACCTTCCGAGCCACCAACGACTCCATTCCTGGTGACGGCGCTCTGCGATGCTACTTTGTCTACAAGTGCGACTTCATCGAGcccaaccccaaggaggGCGAGACTGATCTGACCAAGATCTCCGACAAAACTTTCTACGAAAAGGCCACCGAGTACACCCGAGCCATCTACTCTGAGATTGTCAACCAGGTTGTCCAGCGAGAGGGCCCCGTCATCGAGATGTTTGAGATTGACGGCTCTCGAGAGCGACGGGTCATTATCGGATACAAGCAGGAGACTACTCCCGGCTACTTCTCCGCTCTGTCCGATCTGTACCACTTCTACGGACTCACCTCCACCCGAAAGTACGTCGAGCAGTTCTCCAACGGTGTtaccatcatctccatgtaCCTGGTTCCCGCCTTCCCCCAGACCGCCAACACTGCTGATGAGATCAAGGCCATGAAGCGGTACCCTCCCATTGAGAACTCCATCCACCAGattgtcaaggaggcctCTCTGCTCTTCTGCCTGCCCAACAACGCCTTCAAGCACCACTTTGCCCGAGGCGACATGTCGCTGCAGGAGTCCATCTATGCCCACTGCGCCTTCATCTTCGTGCAGCACTTCCTCAACCGTCTGGGCTCCGAGTACACCACTCTGCAGCAGATGCTCGGCACTGGCAAGGAGCACGTTGAGATtctcgagaagctcaagcGACGACTGCGACAGGAGACCTTCACCCGAGACTACCTGTTTGAGCTGATCAACAACCAGCTCGACGTTGTCAAGCAGATGTACCTGCAGTTTGCCGACGTGCACTACATCCAGTCTAAGTCCGAGGGTGACTCGTTCCTGCCTACCCTGTCTTACCAGCGACTGCAGACCCAGTCCGTTCTTTCCACcgatgagctcaagaagctggtcCGAAAGAAGGCCGCCAACGACCACGAGGCCATGGTAATGGAGGCCTTCCTGACCTTCAACACCCACGTGCTCAAGACCAACTTCTACACCCCTACCAAGGTTGCTCTGTCGTTCCGACTCTCTCCCGACTTCCTCCCCGAGTCCGAGTACCCTCAACCTTTGTACGGTATGTTCCTTGTAGTTGGTCAGGAGTTCCGAGGTTTCCACCTCCGATTTGCCGATATTGCCCGTGGCGGTATCCGAATCGTCAAGTCTCGAAACCGAGAGGCCTACTCAATCAACGCCCGATCCATGTTCGACGAGAACTACAACCTCGCCAACACCCAGCAGCGAAAGAACAAGGACATCCCCGAGGGTGGCTCCAAGGGTGTCattctgctcaacaacgAGCACCAGGACAAGGCCGAGATTGCCttccacaagtacattgacTCGGTCATTGATTTGCTCCTCAAGGGCGACACTCCCGGCATCAAGGAGCCCATCGTTGACCTGCATGGCTCTCCCGAGATTCTGTTCATGGGTCCCGATGAGAACACCGCTGGCCTTGTCAACTGGGCCACCATGCACGCCAAGCAGCGAGGCGCTCCCTGGTGGAAGTCTTTCTTCACTGGCaagtctccttctctcggtggTATCCCTCACGACGAGTACGGAATGACCTCTCTGTCCGTGCGAGAGTACGTCAAGGGTATCTACCGAAAGCTCGAGATTGAGCAGCCCACCGTGCGAAAGCAGCAGACTGGTGGCCCCGACGGAGATCTCGGCTCCAACGAGATTCTTCTCTCCGCCGAGAAGTACACCACAGTCATTGACGGTGCTGGTGTCCTCTACGACCCCAACGGACTTGACCGAGAGGAGCTCCTGTCCCTGGCTAAGCGACGAGTCATGATCTCCGAGTACGACGCGTCCAAGCTCTCTCCCGAGGGTTACCGAGTTcttgttgacgagaacgacGTGACTCTGCCATCTGGTGAGGTTGTTTCCAACGGTACCCAGTTCCGAAACACCTACCATCTGCGATGCGAGTCTGTTGACATGTTTGTTCCCTGCGGTGGTCGACCTGAGGCCATTGACATCAACAACGTCAGCCAGCTGTTTGTTGATGGCAAGCCCAAGATCAAGTGGCTCGTTGAGGGTGCCAACCTGTTCATCACCCAGCAGGCCAAGCTCCGACTTGAGGAGGCCGGTGTCGTTGTCTACAAGGACGCTTCTGCCAACAAGGGCGGTGTgacctcctcttctctggaggTTCTTGCCTCTCTTGCCtttgacgacgagtctTTCGCCAAGGACATGTGTATTCGAGACGGAGTTGTGCCTGAGTTCTACAAGGCCTacgtcaaggaggtgcAGTCCATCATTCAGAACAACGCCCGACTGGAGTTTGAGGCTATCTGGAGAGAGCACGAGAAGACCGGCAAGCCTCGATCTATTCTCTCCGACGAGCTGTCTATCGCCATCAACGATCTGTCTGGTGAGCTCAAGAACTCCGCTCTGTGGGACGACGTGGAGTTCCGAAACTCTGTTCTGCACGAGGCTCTccccaagctgctggtCAACGAGATTGGTCTCGATGTTATGCTCAAGCGTGTTCCCGAGTCTTACCTCAAGGCTATCTTTGGCTCTTACCTTGCTGGCCGATTTGTCTACGAGAAGGGTGCCAACCCTGGCCAGTTTGCCTTCTTTGAGTACATGGCTGAGAAGACTAAGAAGCAATAG